A genomic stretch from bacterium BMS3Abin14 includes:
- the pbpG gene encoding penicillin-binding protein 2D: MSLRYSKWHWVAIPIAAAMVVGALLGSLLALTQNLPQVEALATYEPSAVTTILSDDGTPISSLFVERRIPVPLREIPKDLIEAIIAVEDSRFYQHFGLDIKGIARAVWKDVTTLRMAEGGSTLTQQLAKVLFLTPEKTITRKLKEAILAINIERRYSKDEILTMYLNQIYLGEGAYGVEAAARTYFGKGVRELDLAECAMIAGLPRSPTLYSPLNHPKKAAARMRVVLLRLLNEGYINDETYRLTVEEGVTLRPSAAPEDPAPYFTEIVRRNLESRISANLIYRGGLVIESTLNLDMQRDAENAVKKGLESYAKRHPEGGTEPVQAAMVALDPSTGDIKAMVGGRDFTQSPFNRATQAKRQPGSSFKPVLYAAALSSGFTPSDILNDSPMEISIKGQSAPWVPRNYSKQYHGPVTLRTALEKSLNAASVDLLLRLGYQPVIDTARRLGISADLKPYPSMALGTFDVSLLQMVSAFGVFDNNGILASPHLVKRVKDREGSVIWEAPSHLSDVLSPQVSYQMTNLLEGVNRYGTGRRSRAMGRPSGGKTGTTDGYHDAWFIGYVPGLTAGAWVGFDHSKDLGYGETGARAALPIWMNFMENALKDVPPTPFPVPDGIDLVEVDPVSGLLAGPACPHTIVEAFIPGTAPTRQCGQDE, from the coding sequence ATGTCGTTGCGATATTCCAAATGGCATTGGGTGGCGATTCCCATTGCCGCGGCCATGGTGGTCGGCGCCCTTCTTGGCTCCCTCCTGGCGCTGACCCAGAATCTCCCCCAGGTGGAGGCCCTTGCGACCTACGAACCCAGCGCCGTCACGACTATTCTGTCGGACGATGGAACGCCCATCTCCTCCCTGTTCGTCGAGCGAAGAATACCCGTACCCCTCCGGGAGATACCTAAAGATCTCATCGAGGCGATTATCGCCGTGGAGGATTCCCGCTTCTACCAGCACTTCGGCCTCGACATAAAGGGCATCGCTCGTGCCGTCTGGAAGGATGTGACAACCCTTCGCATGGCCGAAGGGGGCAGCACCCTTACGCAGCAGCTTGCCAAGGTCCTTTTCCTGACCCCCGAAAAGACCATTACCCGGAAGCTCAAGGAGGCCATCCTCGCCATAAACATTGAACGCAGATATTCAAAGGACGAAATTCTCACCATGTATCTGAACCAGATCTACCTCGGGGAAGGGGCCTACGGGGTAGAGGCTGCCGCAAGAACATATTTCGGCAAGGGTGTCAGAGAACTTGACCTCGCCGAATGCGCAATGATCGCCGGGCTTCCACGCTCTCCCACACTCTATTCCCCCCTGAATCATCCTAAAAAGGCCGCCGCCAGAATGCGGGTCGTCCTGTTACGGCTCCTTAACGAGGGATATATCAACGATGAGACCTATCGCCTGACTGTCGAGGAAGGCGTTACCCTCCGGCCGTCAGCGGCCCCGGAGGACCCGGCCCCCTATTTCACCGAGATCGTCAGGCGAAACCTGGAGTCCAGGATAAGCGCCAACCTTATCTACCGCGGCGGCCTTGTAATCGAGTCGACCCTGAATCTCGACATGCAGAGGGACGCGGAAAATGCGGTGAAGAAAGGTCTGGAAAGCTACGCCAAACGTCATCCCGAAGGGGGCACGGAACCGGTTCAGGCGGCCATGGTCGCCCTGGACCCTTCCACCGGGGATATCAAGGCCATGGTCGGTGGAAGGGATTTTACCCAATCACCGTTTAACCGGGCCACCCAGGCAAAGAGGCAGCCGGGGTCATCTTTCAAACCCGTCCTCTATGCTGCCGCCCTTTCCTCAGGTTTTACCCCATCCGACATACTAAACGACAGCCCCATGGAAATTTCCATCAAGGGTCAATCCGCACCCTGGGTGCCAAGAAACTACTCGAAGCAATACCACGGCCCGGTCACCCTGAGAACGGCCCTGGAGAAGTCCCTGAACGCAGCATCGGTTGACCTGCTGCTGCGCCTTGGCTACCAGCCCGTCATTGACACGGCCCGACGCCTGGGTATCTCGGCCGACCTGAAACCATACCCGTCCATGGCCCTCGGCACATTCGATGTTTCTCTTCTTCAGATGGTTTCCGCCTTCGGCGTTTTTGATAACAATGGCATTCTGGCATCCCCCCATCTGGTCAAGAGGGTCAAGGACCGCGAAGGCTCAGTTATCTGGGAGGCGCCATCCCATCTTTCGGATGTTCTCTCTCCCCAGGTATCCTACCAGATGACCAACCTCCTTGAGGGGGTCAACCGATACGGGACCGGCAGAAGATCCAGGGCCATGGGACGCCCCTCCGGCGGCAAAACAGGGACTACCGATGGTTATCACGATGCATGGTTTATCGGCTACGTCCCGGGCCTGACCGCAGGAGCCTGGGTTGGATTTGATCATTCAAAGGATCTCGGGTACGGTGAAACAGGGGCCCGAGCAGCGCTCCCCATCTGGATGAATTTCATGGAAAACGCCCTTAAGGATGTGCCTCCAACCCCATTTCCCGTCCCCGATGGGATCGACCTGGTGGAGGTGGATCCGGTCTCTGGCCTCCTGGCCGGCCCCGCCTGTCCCCATACCATCGTGGAGGCTTTCATCCCGGGCACCGCACCCACCAGGCAGTGTGGGCAGGACGAATAG
- the zraR_9 gene encoding transcriptional regulatory protein ZraR: protein MKIINRIGQGVLMVDDEENFLLTAGVLLKSAGIEQVWTISDSRQVMTFLEKRAPAVIVLDLTMPHITGRELLTELTREYPGIPVIILTAHDDLTMAVECMKEGARDYLVKPVEESRFISSISGALEVVQLKEEMHSLKESFLHGASGDDNAFDAIITDSSLMRSIFTYVRAIAPSEHPVLICGETGVGKELIAKAVHELSGRRGDFVAVNVAGLDDTVFSDTLFGHEKGAFTGAERARDGLVRKAREGTLFLDEIGDLAESIQIKLLRLLQERQYYPMGSDLSRPSRARIVVATNRDIHDLVRKGRFRKDLYYRLRAHEVRIPPLRDRLEDLLPLVDFFLEKAAGDLGKKVPAYPGELIVLLRNYHFPGNIRELEGMLNDALARHGSGVLTLESFRKAINEERLGPMGHEPSEPDQADIPSKDRFSYRGPFPTIREVEEYLLDEAMTRAEDNQTIAADLLGITRQTLNKRLTRSRRKS, encoded by the coding sequence ATGAAGATAATAAACAGGATCGGCCAGGGCGTCCTTATGGTGGACGACGAGGAAAACTTCCTTCTGACGGCTGGCGTGTTGTTGAAAAGCGCAGGAATAGAGCAAGTATGGACCATAAGCGACAGCAGACAGGTCATGACGTTCCTCGAAAAGAGAGCCCCGGCCGTCATTGTTCTGGATCTGACCATGCCCCATATTACCGGCAGGGAACTGCTGACTGAGTTAACCCGGGAATATCCCGGGATCCCCGTAATTATCCTCACCGCCCACGATGACCTCACCATGGCGGTGGAGTGTATGAAGGAGGGCGCCAGGGACTACCTCGTCAAGCCGGTGGAGGAGAGTCGATTCATCTCCAGCATCAGTGGCGCACTGGAGGTGGTCCAACTGAAAGAGGAGATGCATTCCCTCAAGGAAAGTTTTCTCCATGGCGCATCCGGTGATGATAACGCCTTCGATGCCATCATCACCGACAGCAGCCTGATGCGGTCCATATTCACGTACGTCAGAGCGATAGCTCCCTCCGAGCACCCCGTGTTGATCTGTGGTGAAACCGGGGTGGGCAAGGAACTGATAGCGAAGGCGGTGCACGAACTGAGCGGCAGGAGAGGAGATTTCGTGGCCGTGAATGTGGCTGGACTTGATGACACGGTTTTTTCCGACACGCTGTTTGGCCACGAAAAGGGAGCCTTCACAGGGGCTGAGAGGGCGCGAGACGGCCTGGTCAGAAAGGCGAGGGAGGGCACCCTCTTTCTCGATGAGATAGGGGACCTTGCCGAGAGCATCCAGATCAAGCTCCTGCGTCTTCTGCAGGAAAGACAGTACTATCCCATGGGATCCGACCTGTCCAGGCCCAGCAGAGCCAGGATTGTAGTGGCCACCAACAGGGATATCCACGATCTGGTGCGCAAGGGCAGATTCCGGAAGGACCTGTACTACAGATTGCGGGCCCACGAGGTGAGGATACCACCACTCAGGGACAGGCTGGAGGACCTGCTCCCTTTAGTGGATTTTTTTCTGGAAAAGGCGGCAGGAGACCTGGGGAAAAAAGTGCCGGCTTACCCCGGGGAACTTATCGTGCTCCTCAGGAACTACCACTTTCCAGGCAATATCCGGGAACTGGAGGGGATGCTCAACGATGCCCTGGCAAGGCACGGATCAGGCGTGCTTACCCTGGAGAGTTTCAGGAAAGCCATCAATGAGGAGCGCCTTGGACCCATGGGTCATGAACCTTCAGAGCCGGATCAGGCTGACATACCTTCGAAAGACAGATTTTCATACAGGGGCCCCTTTCCCACCATCAGGGAGGTGGAGGAGTACCTCCTCGATGAGGCCATGACCAGGGCAGAGGACAATCAGACCATTGCCGCCGACCTTCTGGGCATCACGCGCCAGACGCTGAACAAGCGTCTGACAAGGTCCCGGAGAAAAAGCTGA
- the kinE_3 gene encoding sporulation kinase E codes for MLPSMKLFTKSLVSRLVLSFLGVSLITVLIMGYLSYERARAALESAVYERINATLELKEDALNRWVDEKVDDLIFVKTQQRFHRSAELLLSGTDREGMSSAYSVLFGVFQTMFVNMQDFSEIALLSRPGGRVVVSSKLENEGDFRLSDTYFIQGLKGTCIQEVYLSPVTFQPIITVATPIRDETGRAIGVMAAHLDMDRMDEIILRRSGLGESGEAYLVDSTNTFVAGRGFGRADYPRGAHSPGIKKALMGESGEGLYLNYAGVPVVGAYRWIPERNLALLGEISQKEAFAPARRLVIQIVFIGALVCLFLALTVRLIAQRIAGPILAITDAAERITKGDRNVQAPVTTKDEVGELATAFNSMVKKIGETEGRFRTVFGGSPSAIIITRMSDNIITDVNEEYEKISGYSWEETVGKSAAKLGLWKDAKKRNGILELVEKQGRVDNFQTEFRVREGTVKATLVSAATVLLNDERHLIFFVKDISKMKEVESALQENEEKYRLLADNVSDVLWVRDENLDPIYYSPSIEQLRGFTPEDVMRQSMEEIFVPDSREKALTAFKRQMMQEEKSRGTQARTVSLEVELYRKDGSTIWAEMNTRVMRTNEGAVTGIIGVTRDITRRKLAEQALKESEERYRVLFNSGSDAVFVFAIDNEGLPGKHYAVNDVACRMLDMSRDELMEMTLFDFMAQHDGARIKETLQTILNKKHVTFERSFVDSGGNEIPVEVNANLVELYDASIVIAFARDLTERKQAEEEQKKIQTKLIQANKMNSLGIMASGLAHEINNPNNTIMFNLRRFARTWDDIFPILEEYYDEHGDFNIGGVPYTELSRIFPRLISGTLESSEMIKAIIENLKGFIRHSADTMDFDVDINDVVRRAVSLLESQVRKGVGRLELDLADDLPRVRGNPQKLIQVVVNLVANALEALTDDDQRVVVTSTLLSAGSRIALTVTDQGRGMTEKEVNDSTQPFFTTKLESGGTGLGLTITRMLLDEHGASMDVDSTPEEGTTVTVTLKVKGIESVH; via the coding sequence ATGCTCCCTTCCATGAAGCTATTTACCAAAAGCCTCGTCTCGCGCCTGGTACTGTCGTTCCTGGGGGTATCCCTCATCACGGTCCTTATTATGGGCTACCTGTCCTACGAGAGGGCCAGGGCAGCTCTCGAGTCGGCGGTATATGAACGGATTAACGCCACACTGGAACTGAAAGAGGATGCTCTCAACAGGTGGGTGGATGAGAAGGTAGATGACCTCATCTTCGTAAAAACCCAGCAGCGATTTCACAGGAGCGCGGAACTGCTGCTGAGTGGAACCGACCGCGAGGGCATGTCCAGCGCATACAGCGTCCTGTTCGGCGTATTCCAGACCATGTTCGTGAACATGCAGGATTTCTCAGAGATAGCCCTTTTGTCCCGGCCGGGAGGGAGGGTTGTCGTTTCCTCAAAACTGGAAAACGAGGGGGACTTCAGGCTTTCGGACACCTATTTCATCCAGGGGCTGAAGGGCACCTGTATCCAGGAAGTCTACCTGTCTCCCGTTACCTTTCAACCCATCATTACCGTTGCCACACCCATCCGCGACGAAACCGGCAGGGCCATCGGCGTTATGGCCGCTCATCTGGACATGGACCGAATGGACGAGATCATCCTGAGACGCAGCGGGCTTGGCGAGAGCGGGGAGGCCTATCTCGTTGATTCTACCAACACCTTTGTCGCAGGGAGGGGTTTCGGCCGGGCCGATTATCCACGGGGCGCCCATTCCCCCGGGATCAAAAAGGCCCTCATGGGCGAGTCGGGCGAGGGCCTGTACCTGAATTACGCAGGGGTCCCGGTGGTGGGGGCATACAGATGGATCCCGGAGCGTAATCTGGCGCTTCTCGGTGAGATAAGCCAGAAAGAGGCTTTCGCCCCGGCGCGCAGGCTGGTCATTCAGATCGTCTTTATCGGCGCACTGGTCTGTCTGTTTCTAGCCCTCACCGTCCGCCTGATTGCTCAGCGGATAGCCGGCCCCATCCTGGCCATCACCGATGCGGCTGAACGGATCACGAAGGGCGACAGGAATGTCCAGGCACCAGTCACCACAAAGGATGAGGTTGGCGAGCTGGCAACGGCCTTCAATTCGATGGTGAAAAAGATTGGGGAAACCGAGGGACGCTTCCGCACCGTTTTCGGCGGCAGCCCGAGCGCCATCATTATTACGCGCATGAGTGACAATATAATCACGGATGTGAACGAGGAGTACGAGAAGATCTCCGGGTACTCATGGGAGGAAACCGTTGGTAAATCGGCAGCGAAACTTGGTCTGTGGAAGGACGCAAAAAAAAGGAACGGTATCCTTGAACTGGTTGAAAAACAGGGCCGGGTGGACAATTTCCAGACCGAATTCCGGGTCCGGGAAGGCACGGTAAAGGCGACACTTGTTTCAGCAGCAACGGTCCTGTTGAACGATGAGAGGCATCTCATTTTCTTCGTCAAGGATATCAGTAAGATGAAGGAGGTCGAAAGTGCCCTGCAGGAAAACGAGGAGAAGTACAGGCTCCTTGCCGACAACGTCTCGGATGTCCTCTGGGTGCGTGATGAAAATCTGGATCCCATATACTATTCCCCATCCATCGAGCAACTACGGGGGTTCACTCCCGAGGATGTCATGCGCCAATCCATGGAGGAGATCTTTGTTCCCGATTCCCGGGAAAAAGCCCTGACTGCCTTCAAACGGCAGATGATGCAGGAAGAAAAGAGCAGGGGAACCCAGGCACGTACCGTATCCCTTGAAGTCGAGTTGTACCGAAAGGACGGCTCCACCATCTGGGCCGAGATGAACACGAGGGTCATGAGGACGAACGAAGGGGCGGTCACCGGCATCATAGGCGTCACCCGTGATATCACCAGGAGAAAACTGGCTGAGCAGGCTTTAAAGGAAAGTGAGGAGCGATACCGGGTTCTGTTTAACAGCGGCAGTGACGCTGTCTTCGTTTTCGCCATCGATAATGAAGGACTGCCGGGGAAACATTATGCCGTCAACGATGTAGCCTGCCGGATGCTCGACATGTCACGGGACGAGTTGATGGAGATGACGCTGTTCGATTTCATGGCCCAACACGATGGGGCCAGGATAAAAGAGACGCTCCAGACAATCCTGAATAAAAAGCATGTCACTTTTGAGCGGTCCTTTGTCGACAGCGGCGGGAACGAGATCCCGGTGGAGGTGAACGCCAATCTGGTGGAACTGTATGATGCCTCCATCGTTATCGCCTTCGCGCGGGATCTTACGGAGCGGAAGCAGGCAGAAGAGGAACAGAAAAAGATCCAGACCAAACTGATTCAGGCGAACAAGATGAATTCACTAGGTATAATGGCGTCAGGTCTTGCCCACGAGATCAACAACCCCAACAATACCATCATGTTCAATCTGCGACGGTTCGCCAGGACCTGGGATGATATTTTCCCAATACTGGAGGAGTATTATGACGAGCATGGCGATTTCAATATCGGCGGGGTACCCTATACGGAACTCTCCCGGATATTCCCCAGATTGATATCCGGCACACTGGAGAGTTCCGAGATGATCAAGGCCATCATAGAGAACCTGAAAGGCTTCATCCGCCACAGCGCCGACACCATGGATTTCGATGTTGACATCAACGATGTGGTCAGAAGGGCCGTGTCGCTGCTGGAAAGCCAGGTCAGGAAGGGAGTAGGCAGACTGGAACTGGACCTGGCCGATGACCTGCCGCGGGTGCGGGGGAACCCACAGAAGCTGATCCAGGTTGTGGTCAACCTCGTCGCAAACGCACTTGAGGCCCTCACGGATGATGATCAGAGGGTCGTGGTGACATCAACGCTTCTTTCCGCTGGATCCCGGATCGCTCTTACGGTCACGGACCAGGGGAGAGGTATGACTGAAAAAGAAGTTAACGATTCGACGCAGCCTTTTTTCACAACAAAACTGGAGTCGGGAGGCACCGGCCTGGGGCTGACCATCACCAGGATGCTTCTTGACGAACACGGGGCGTCAATGGATGTCGACTCCACCCCTGAAGAAGGGACCACTGTGACCGTCACTCTCAAGGTAAAGGGTATTGAATCGGTCCATTGA
- the yycF_2 gene encoding transcriptional regulatory protein YycF, with product MNARTTILLVDDDSRFRFALATELRASGYLVQSAEDGQRATGMIEDGGEPWADIDLVITDLVMPRKDGLELCKTIRKKNMDIPVLVITGFLSPNIQRELERLGCTDFLEKPFSPQEFLSKVELMLLHRAADSRQ from the coding sequence ATGAACGCAAGGACCACCATACTACTGGTAGACGATGATTCGAGGTTTCGTTTCGCCCTTGCCACTGAACTGAGGGCTTCGGGATATCTGGTACAGAGCGCTGAGGATGGCCAGCGAGCCACAGGAATGATCGAGGATGGTGGTGAACCCTGGGCGGATATTGACCTTGTGATCACGGATCTTGTTATGCCGCGCAAGGACGGCCTGGAACTCTGTAAGACTATCAGGAAGAAAAACATGGACATTCCTGTGCTGGTCATCACGGGTTTTCTCTCTCCCAACATACAGAGAGAACTCGAGCGTCTGGGATGTACAGACTTTCTGGAAAAGCCGTTCTCCCCACAGGAATTTCTCTCGAAAGTTGAGCTGATGCTTTTGCACAGGGCGGCAGATTCCAGGCAGTGA
- a CDS encoding hemerythrin HHE cation binding domain protein, which produces MKIDKNTKILNLLEENPHLLKVLTNISPEFNKLKNPLLRKTLGRFATFEHAAEMSGLSYDEFHRRITAAMIHAPVDDSEKGPPLPEEREARIATLKEIVKGLHEGKAPEEQKARFARLLQEVSASEIAEMEQALIKDGIGEDEIKNLCDVHVQVFSESFGDNPPEAVPPGHPVHTFRLENRALGEVTDRMRMILPGLAHLPDEETLKNRLQELDGLLTRLSEIEKHYIRKENQLFPVLEDHEITGPSRVMWALHDDIRALLKGVRGELDEGQAGDVEVDGQVLTTAVSNMIYKEENILFPMALEILSDSDWGRVLAGSDEIGYALVEPAGTWLPVEGPLSEAPPERHGAGNAPLWLSTGGLTPKQLDLVMMNLPVDITFVDAEDKVQYYSANKERIFPRSPGIIGRAVQNCHPPDSVHIVQRILDAFRNGEKDTANFWIRMNGRFLFIRYYAIRDEEGNYEGCLEATEDVTEIRSLEGERTLLDW; this is translated from the coding sequence ATGAAAATAGACAAAAATACCAAAATCCTTAATCTGCTGGAGGAAAATCCTCATCTTCTCAAGGTCCTGACCAATATTTCTCCCGAGTTCAACAAGCTGAAGAACCCCCTCCTCCGCAAGACTCTTGGCCGTTTTGCCACTTTTGAACATGCGGCCGAGATGAGCGGATTGTCATACGATGAGTTCCACCGCAGGATCACGGCCGCCATGATCCACGCGCCGGTTGACGACTCGGAGAAGGGTCCTCCGTTGCCTGAGGAGAGGGAGGCACGAATCGCCACCCTCAAGGAGATAGTCAAGGGGCTTCACGAGGGAAAGGCCCCGGAGGAGCAGAAAGCCCGTTTCGCAAGGCTCCTGCAGGAGGTGAGCGCCTCCGAGATCGCCGAGATGGAGCAGGCTCTGATCAAGGATGGCATCGGTGAGGATGAGATCAAGAACCTCTGCGACGTCCACGTGCAGGTTTTCTCCGAGTCCTTTGGGGATAACCCCCCCGAGGCTGTCCCGCCCGGACATCCCGTACACACTTTTCGGCTGGAAAATCGGGCGTTGGGGGAGGTCACCGATCGGATGAGAATGATCCTCCCAGGCCTTGCTCATCTGCCCGATGAAGAGACCCTCAAAAACCGGCTCCAGGAGCTCGACGGCCTTTTGACCCGTCTGTCGGAGATCGAAAAACATTATATCAGGAAGGAAAATCAGCTCTTTCCCGTCCTGGAGGACCACGAGATCACTGGTCCTTCAAGGGTCATGTGGGCGCTTCACGATGACATCCGAGCCCTGCTCAAAGGTGTGCGAGGGGAACTTGACGAAGGGCAGGCCGGCGATGTTGAGGTGGACGGACAGGTCCTTACCACTGCTGTCTCCAACATGATCTACAAGGAGGAGAATATCCTGTTTCCCATGGCCCTGGAGATACTGTCCGATTCGGACTGGGGAAGGGTCCTGGCGGGCAGCGACGAGATCGGATATGCCCTGGTGGAACCGGCCGGGACCTGGCTGCCGGTCGAAGGGCCACTCTCAGAGGCCCCGCCCGAACGCCATGGGGCGGGAAATGCCCCATTGTGGCTTTCCACGGGAGGTCTGACCCCGAAGCAGCTGGACCTCGTCATGATGAACCTGCCTGTGGATATCACCTTTGTGGACGCCGAAGACAAGGTTCAGTACTATTCTGCCAACAAGGAGCGGATTTTCCCAAGGAGCCCGGGGATAATAGGCAGAGCTGTACAGAACTGCCATCCGCCCGACAGCGTGCACATCGTCCAGAGGATCCTGGACGCCTTCAGGAACGGGGAAAAGGATACCGCCAATTTCTGGATCCGGATGAACGGGCGCTTCCTGTTCATCCGCTACTACGCCATCAGGGACGAGGAGGGGAATTACGAAGGGTGTCTGGAGGCTACCGAAGACGTGACGGAGATCCGCAGCCTGGAAGGCGAAAGAACACTGCTGGACTGGTAA
- the srrA gene encoding transcriptional regulatory protein SrrA, with protein sequence METAKKKILIVDDSRAVRQLLRMILERNIACELAEAEDGQEAYEKLKTKNYDILITDINMPRMNGLSLIGRIRNELGLQIPIVIVTTMGHEEDRDAGMNLGADTYITKPINGTHLVNTVNSLLS encoded by the coding sequence ATGGAAACCGCAAAAAAGAAAATATTGATAGTGGATGATTCGAGAGCTGTTCGCCAACTTCTCAGGATGATTCTGGAAAGAAATATCGCCTGCGAACTGGCAGAGGCGGAGGATGGGCAGGAGGCCTATGAGAAGCTCAAGACGAAAAATTACGATATCCTGATAACCGATATCAACATGCCCCGGATGAACGGCCTGTCACTCATCGGACGGATCAGGAACGAGTTGGGCCTCCAGATTCCCATAGTCATCGTCACGACCATGGGGCATGAGGAGGATCGCGACGCAGGCATGAACCTGGGCGCCGACACCTACATCACCAAACCAATAAACGGCACGCACCTGGTAAACACCGTCAACAGCCTTTTATCCTGA